The following coding sequences are from one Treponema parvum window:
- a CDS encoding LacI family DNA-binding transcriptional regulator translates to MIIISEILAIEFRKNMSEVTIYKIAKMAEVSASTVSRVINNYPFVKKGTRAKVLRVLSECNYVPNETARNLVNQATKMIGILIADIRTTHHTDGVYYVEQEFSKNGYSCLIYNTGTDPENQAEYIRLLGQKKVEAVVLMGSIYQNETVQNAIMVNIPHVPVAICNGYLDGQNIYGVIADERSGVCDCVKLFADKGCKNIAFITNHYTPSNYNKLAGFNEGFDKFIGNGSKTVIEAGDAIEDIFKATVKLLKEKPETDALLYAEDFLALIGLHALYDMKVEIPKDVAVVGINNSRHAEISNPALTSLDNMLYDTSLIAVRNLIEVLKGERVNKKIMICPAIVERSTT, encoded by the coding sequence GTGATAATAATTTCAGAAATACTTGCAATCGAATTCAGGAAAAATATGTCGGAAGTGACGATCTATAAAATTGCAAAAATGGCGGAAGTTTCGGCCTCGACGGTATCAAGAGTAATAAATAATTACCCTTTTGTTAAAAAAGGAACAAGGGCAAAGGTATTAAGAGTCCTCAGCGAATGTAATTATGTGCCTAATGAAACGGCCAGAAACTTGGTAAATCAGGCTACAAAGATGATAGGCATTCTTATAGCGGATATAAGGACTACCCATCACACTGACGGAGTATATTATGTGGAACAGGAATTTTCTAAAAACGGCTATTCCTGTTTAATATACAATACCGGCACCGATCCTGAAAATCAGGCTGAATATATCCGCCTTTTAGGTCAAAAAAAAGTTGAAGCCGTAGTGTTAATGGGATCGATTTATCAAAATGAAACGGTTCAAAATGCAATAATGGTAAACATTCCTCATGTTCCCGTTGCGATATGCAACGGTTATCTTGACGGGCAAAACATATACGGAGTTATAGCTGACGAGCGTTCGGGGGTCTGTGATTGTGTAAAACTTTTTGCGGATAAAGGGTGCAAAAACATAGCCTTTATAACCAACCATTATACTCCAAGCAATTATAATAAACTTGCAGGATTTAACGAAGGTTTTGATAAATTTATCGGTAACGGCAGTAAGACGGTCATAGAAGCGGGAGATGCCATAGAGGATATTTTTAAAGCGACCGTAAAACTTCTTAAGGAAAAACCCGAAACGGATGCGCTGCTTTATGCGGAAGATTTTCTTGCCCTAATAGGATTGCACGCGCTTTATGATATGAAAGTGGAAATCCCGAAAGATGTAGCCGTTGTAGGGATCAATAACTCAAGGCACGCGGAGATAAGCAATCCGGCCCTCACTTCTTTGGATAATATGCTTTATGACACAAGTCTTATAGCCGTGCGTAATCTTATTGAAGTTTTAAAAGGCGAAAGAGTAAATAAAAAAATAATGATCTGTCCTGCGATCGTAGAACGAAGCACAACTTGA
- a CDS encoding response regulator transcription factor has translation MTYSILLADDEELEREALKLFIEEAKLPINKIIEAENGNMIVDKALNEKPDIIILDINMPGKTGLEALKIIREQKNHSKVIVSTAFSKIDNAIDAIHLGVVDFLIKPVSQQIFIESLKKTIETLNDEKNLSTAKNTKDNTDGATINEPDMVKKVCAYIETNYSKKISLNDIADHCGYSKFHLSRIFKANKDITVIDYLISQRIQISKKLLLDTNDSVKQISAQVGFSDPNYFTWTFKKLEGVSPMQYRAIKLSKS, from the coding sequence ATGACGTACAGTATTCTTTTGGCGGACGATGAAGAACTTGAACGCGAAGCACTGAAGCTTTTTATAGAAGAAGCAAAGCTTCCTATAAACAAGATCATCGAAGCTGAAAACGGAAACATGATAGTAGACAAAGCTTTAAATGAAAAGCCCGACATCATTATTCTTGATATAAACATGCCGGGAAAGACAGGGCTTGAAGCTTTAAAAATAATCCGCGAACAAAAAAATCATTCAAAAGTAATCGTTTCAACCGCTTTCAGCAAAATCGACAACGCCATCGACGCCATTCATCTCGGCGTAGTGGATTTTCTGATCAAGCCCGTATCGCAGCAAATCTTTATTGAAAGTCTAAAAAAGACAATAGAAACCCTGAACGATGAAAAAAACTTAAGCACGGCAAAAAACACAAAAGACAACACGGACGGCGCCACAATAAACGAACCGGATATGGTAAAAAAGGTCTGCGCATATATAGAAACCAACTATTCAAAAAAGATAAGTTTAAATGATATCGCCGATCATTGCGGCTACAGTAAATTTCATCTGTCCAGAATATTTAAAGCCAACAAAGATATTACCGTCATAGATTATCTTATTTCTCAACGCATACAAATTTCAAAAAAGTTATTGTTAGACACAAACGACAGCGTTAAACAGATAAGCGCTCAAGTCGGATTTTCCGATCCGAACTATTTTACGTGGACATTTAAAAAACTGGAAGGCGTTTCTCCCATGCAATACAGAGCGATCAAACTGTCCAAAAGCTGA
- a CDS encoding TRAP transporter small permease, with amino-acid sequence MFTKIRFAVYKVFIGIGIFSVALMAGCVIFSVFARYIFSLSFKELEEFTTTVFAFTTFWGMTVCFVENEHVWIDSFYNLFPSSIKKISKFISFIITICVLFIMMKFGYRYAIKFGHQISSGMEIPYVWLYGIIPVGCFTSLIVVILQFIEFIKSLFRKKTKEA; translated from the coding sequence ATGTTTACAAAGATTCGTTTTGCCGTATATAAAGTTTTTATAGGCATAGGAATTTTTTCCGTCGCCTTGATGGCGGGCTGTGTTATTTTTTCCGTTTTTGCCCGCTACATTTTCAGCCTTTCGTTTAAAGAACTTGAAGAATTTACAACAACGGTTTTTGCGTTTACCACATTTTGGGGAATGACTGTTTGCTTCGTTGAAAACGAACACGTCTGGATCGATTCATTCTATAATCTGTTTCCGTCTTCTATAAAAAAAATATCCAAATTTATCAGTTTTATAATTACTATCTGTGTTTTATTTATAATGATGAAATTCGGTTACAGATATGCAATAAAATTCGGTCATCAAATTTCTTCGGGAATGGAAATTCCGTACGTATGGCTGTATGGAATTATTCCCGTCGGATGTTTTACTTCATTAATTGTCGTAATTTTGCAATTTATCGAATTTATAAAATCCTTATTCCGTAAAAAAACTAAGGAGGCCTGA
- a CDS encoding TRAP transporter substrate-binding protein produces the protein MKKILWFTLFAAAMTSLVFSSGSSDSAKSEKTTKNKVYTMQIGHAQPVENPRHVSLTAFKKIVEEKTNGGVKVELYPAGQLGTEKEMLEQACSGVIQGFRGGQMDFLPKLLVFSLPFLCENSDQITRLMSSDLAREMCKGSQKDGVLILGLCDAGGFRQFSNNKRPIKSPKDLVGLKMRTNGMDTIDKTFKAMGASTVAVPYADLYMALKTGVADGQENPWVNVKGMKFYEVQKYFTVINYQFHPDPFYVNLEWWNSLPADYQKVIQEAANESFKVNNKAIADMQQSALDTVKANAEVYFPTAEEMAEFKKATEVVYKQYLSSGMLTQSELDKMRAIVAGK, from the coding sequence ATGAAAAAAATTTTATGGTTTACGCTTTTTGCCGCAGCTATGACTTCTCTTGTTTTCTCGAGCGGATCGAGCGATTCCGCAAAGTCGGAAAAAACGACAAAAAACAAAGTTTACACTATGCAGATCGGACATGCGCAGCCGGTAGAAAACCCCCGCCATGTTTCCCTTACGGCTTTCAAAAAAATCGTTGAAGAAAAAACAAACGGAGGCGTTAAAGTAGAACTTTATCCGGCAGGACAGCTTGGAACGGAAAAAGAAATGCTCGAACAAGCCTGCTCGGGCGTAATTCAGGGCTTCCGCGGCGGACAGATGGACTTTTTGCCCAAGCTGCTCGTTTTCTCTCTTCCCTTCCTTTGTGAAAATTCCGATCAGATTACGCGCCTTATGTCTTCCGACCTTGCGCGTGAAATGTGCAAAGGTTCACAAAAAGACGGCGTTCTTATCTTAGGCCTTTGCGACGCCGGCGGGTTCCGCCAGTTTTCAAACAATAAGCGCCCGATTAAAAGCCCCAAAGACCTCGTAGGGTTAAAAATGCGCACAAACGGCATGGACACGATCGACAAGACATTTAAAGCTATGGGAGCTTCAACCGTCGCCGTTCCCTATGCGGATCTTTACATGGCTCTTAAAACGGGCGTCGCCGACGGACAGGAAAATCCGTGGGTAAACGTAAAGGGCATGAAATTTTATGAAGTACAAAAATATTTTACTGTCATTAACTATCAATTCCATCCGGATCCTTTTTACGTAAACCTCGAATGGTGGAATTCTCTTCCGGCCGATTATCAAAAAGTAATTCAGGAAGCGGCTAACGAAAGCTTTAAGGTAAACAACAAAGCAATCGCCGATATGCAGCAATCCGCGCTCGACACGGTCAAAGCGAATGCGGAAGTTTACTTTCCTACTGCGGAAGAAATGGCCGAATTCAAAAAAGCGACGGAAGTCGTCTACAAGCAGTACCTTTCGTCCGGAATGCTGACGCAAAGCGAACTTGATAAAATGCGTGCCATTGTTGCGGGAAAATAA
- the rpsD gene encoding 30S ribosomal protein S4: MATRRGPRFKECRRLGVNTCGHPKALDRAKDPAFQKRHKESEYGRQLIEKQKVKAYYGIFEKQLRNYYDKAKIKKGQRTGDLLLITLECRLDNLVYRIGFANSIRMARQVVNHGHVLVNGKKVDIPSYLVKEGDVISLREKSQKIETFKTNFLGTARFNLPYIERDEEKLSGKLARMPLRAELPVEINDQLVIEYYSR, from the coding sequence ATGGCAACACGAAGAGGCCCTCGTTTTAAGGAATGTCGCCGATTGGGCGTAAACACATGCGGTCACCCTAAAGCTCTTGACAGAGCAAAAGATCCCGCTTTTCAGAAAAGACACAAGGAATCGGAATACGGCAGACAACTTATTGAAAAACAGAAGGTAAAAGCTTATTACGGAATTTTTGAAAAACAATTGCGTAACTATTATGACAAGGCAAAAATAAAAAAAGGACAAAGGACGGGCGACCTGCTTTTGATTACTCTGGAATGCCGTCTTGACAACCTTGTTTACCGCATAGGTTTTGCCAATTCCATCCGCATGGCTCGTCAGGTGGTAAACCACGGACACGTTCTTGTAAACGGGAAAAAAGTGGACATCCCTTCTTATTTGGTAAAAGAAGGAGACGTGATCTCTTTGCGGGAAAAATCGCAGAAGATCGAAACTTTTAAAACCAACTTTTTGGGAACGGCGCGTTTTAATCTTCCGTACATCGAAAGAGACGAAGAAAAGCTCAGCGGAAAATTGGCAAGAATGCCGCTGAGAGCGGAATTGCCGGTAGAAATAAACGATCAGCTGGTCATAGAATACTATTCCCGCTAA
- a CDS encoding sensor histidine kinase, producing MNVKKIFKRLVFSVGLKINIILAGIMVFYFISTVINQYYFDSYSNSYDNQLSYFYSIQEMKECFSKSRRSLSNYLKTGNRSQLSEYNDSITLTNKIILELSDRSQDDESYFLLQSMRKVHNIYFSEGCRASFFYNMGNYDYYGRLYYSEKIQAYLQSYADELLKLSLTNTSEKTETIIRNIKVLKIYTMFFIFIIIAVDILFHWYVSSALTKPLSLLVKQAQGVSSGNFDIQVPVKNPKNSVGVLITAFNNMVSDVKKNVEYQKLLSQATFLALQAQTNPHFLFNTLNSISRTISLNKKEIALQMIESLSLLLRYSLSESGTPVSFQEELEITEEYIKIQKLRFGGRITYKSNVSKEIAYNLLLPKLTLQPLVENAIIHGLEPKEKGGKIVISVSKRKGYALLRIFDNGIGMSKEKLNEALNANPVSSKRIGLANTKKRLEIFAEQKGGNRVFDIFTRKTEKESWTMIQIRLKIMQEEK from the coding sequence ATGAATGTTAAAAAAATCTTCAAAAGACTTGTTTTTTCAGTAGGTTTAAAAATAAACATTATCCTCGCAGGGATCATGGTCTTTTATTTTATTTCAACCGTAATAAATCAATATTATTTCGACTCATATTCAAATTCATACGATAATCAGCTTTCTTATTTTTATTCTATCCAAGAAATGAAAGAGTGTTTTTCAAAAAGCAGACGCTCCCTTTCAAATTATTTAAAAACGGGAAACCGCTCTCAGCTTTCGGAATACAACGATTCGATAACGCTGACAAATAAAATAATTCTTGAATTAAGCGACAGATCTCAGGACGACGAATCTTACTTTTTGCTGCAAAGCATGAGGAAGGTTCACAATATTTATTTCAGCGAAGGCTGCCGGGCGTCTTTTTTTTATAACATGGGAAACTACGACTACTACGGCAGACTGTATTATTCGGAAAAAATACAGGCTTATCTGCAGTCCTATGCGGACGAACTTTTAAAACTGTCTCTCACAAACACTTCGGAAAAAACCGAAACTATTATCCGCAACATAAAAGTTCTTAAAATTTACACAATGTTTTTTATTTTTATAATTATCGCCGTGGACATTCTATTTCATTGGTATGTTTCTTCAGCTTTGACAAAACCGCTGTCTTTACTTGTAAAACAGGCGCAAGGGGTTTCGTCCGGCAATTTCGATATTCAGGTTCCTGTTAAAAATCCTAAAAATTCCGTCGGAGTTTTGATAACGGCCTTTAACAATATGGTCAGCGATGTAAAAAAGAACGTCGAATATCAAAAACTTCTCAGCCAGGCAACTTTTTTAGCTTTACAAGCGCAAACCAATCCTCATTTTTTATTCAATACGCTGAACAGCATAAGCAGAACAATTTCTTTAAACAAAAAAGAAATCGCTTTACAAATGATAGAATCTCTTTCGCTTTTGCTAAGATACAGCCTTTCGGAAAGCGGAACACCCGTATCTTTTCAGGAAGAGCTTGAAATTACGGAAGAGTACATAAAAATTCAAAAACTTCGTTTCGGCGGCCGTATAACATATAAATCAAATGTTTCTAAAGAAATCGCTTACAATCTTCTGCTGCCCAAATTAACATTACAGCCGCTCGTAGAAAACGCGATCATCCACGGCCTTGAACCTAAAGAAAAAGGAGGAAAGATCGTTATTTCCGTTTCAAAACGAAAAGGCTATGCTTTGCTGCGGATCTTTGACAACGGAATAGGAATGTCGAAAGAAAAACTTAACGAAGCCCTTAACGCAAATCCCGTAAGCTCCAAACGGATAGGCCTTGCAAACACAAAAAAACGTTTGGAAATATTTGCAGAGCAAAAAGGCGGGAACAGAGTTTTTGACATTTTTACCCGCAAAACTGAAAAAGAATCTTGGACAATGATCCAAATCAGACTTAAAATTATGCAGGAAGAAAAATGA
- the dctP gene encoding TRAP transporter substrate-binding protein DctP, producing the protein MQKLFFYIIFVFTLTGFISCKKETVENGKQIVLRFSEPMPSEHPSAAASSYFADIVKQRSGQRINIKIYFNGQLGTQEEVLDQIQFAGIDIGRVNISFLLEKVQSFSLKFQELMYASPKEIASYFQENQTFLTFECQTEKLIPLGTLHPDLRCFYSDSTLIPSVSELKKRRIGIFENRILTFAIKKLEAVPVNIISADIYGSLINGYMDAREAALCDFLIGDEYPFINYVLITPYISLPDLFIMSAEVFSDFSSTDKDLLIKCAEDAGKYYVYRQKQFLENKLPALEKEKTVYEDFIK; encoded by the coding sequence ATGCAAAAACTCTTCTTTTATATAATATTCGTTTTTACCTTAACGGGATTTATTTCCTGTAAAAAAGAAACAGTTGAAAACGGCAAACAGATTGTGCTTAGATTTTCAGAACCCATGCCTTCCGAGCACCCAAGCGCCGCAGCAAGCTCATATTTTGCGGACATCGTAAAACAAAGAAGCGGCCAAAGAATAAACATAAAAATTTATTTTAACGGTCAGCTCGGTACTCAAGAAGAAGTTTTGGATCAAATACAATTTGCGGGAATTGACATAGGGCGCGTTAATATTTCTTTTTTACTTGAAAAAGTTCAATCTTTTTCATTAAAATTTCAAGAGCTTATGTATGCGTCGCCGAAGGAAATCGCTTCTTATTTTCAGGAAAATCAAACTTTTCTGACTTTCGAGTGTCAAACCGAAAAACTGATCCCCTTGGGAACACTGCATCCGGATTTAAGATGTTTTTACAGCGATTCTACGCTTATTCCTTCGGTTTCGGAATTAAAGAAAAGACGAATAGGCATTTTTGAAAACAGGATTTTAACTTTTGCAATAAAAAAACTTGAAGCCGTTCCCGTAAATATAATATCGGCGGACATATACGGCTCTCTCATAAACGGCTATATGGACGCAAGGGAAGCCGCCCTTTGCGATTTTTTGATCGGCGACGAATATCCGTTTATTAACTATGTTCTTATAACGCCGTATATTTCGCTTCCGGATCTTTTTATAATGAGCGCCGAAGTTTTTTCGGATTTTTCAAGCACGGACAAAGATCTTTTAATTAAATGCGCCGAAGATGCGGGTAAGTACTATGTTTATCGACAAAAACAATTTTTAGAAAACAAACTTCCCGCGTTGGAAAAAGAAAAAACCGTTTATGAGGACTTTATAAAATGA